In one Nicotiana sylvestris chromosome 8, ASM39365v2, whole genome shotgun sequence genomic region, the following are encoded:
- the LOC104221152 gene encoding homeobox protein ATH1: protein MAEPHPIIDENLLHTASIPISFPDRIGLNNQNHIMDGQNHIMDGHEIPIPFMLQGEAINSSQAFLSLPNFPRAVDNGAIHNVLPMRNRTKEFLLSTSYPISNSYTEDQYMEGIPISALSLANLLATRNAMPENHENLAALDPLSHPVEGHKTDVLDYPTMLSHSFGSYRNYEFDSVPEIAGTVAGRTGSQPFQLTHENVNSNTWFSSETASMSSDSPSGSSSRFSNELSLSLTSTQSAVACGTTIRDQCSDISCSGVTNHAFPQRRFDSELTSCNSRNLSLNFGSYKPVHLSQFLTGSRYLRVMQEILSEMAHLSLQNHNLVGYRGNGTEYGANTSFTLSSDDLPDEDCRIIGQMDSEAKKKHLVALLQVVDDQYNQCLDEIHMVISAFHAVTELDPSIHARFALQTISSLYKNLRERISNYILAMGEHFNRGERVVEKSFETSFIQKQWALQQLKRKDHQLWRPQRGLPERSVSVLRAWMFQNFLHPYPKDAEKQLLAVKSGLTRSQVSNWFINARVRLWKPMIEEMYAEMNRRKIRTGNHEDETNNRRNHKIIDNRLFTMK from the exons ATGGCAGAACCTCATCCTATTATAGACGAAAATTTGCTTCATACAGCCAGTATCCCCATTAGTTTCCCTGATAGGATTGGTTTGAACAATCAAAACCACATTATGGACGGACAAAACCACATCATGGATGGACATGAAATTCCAATTCCTTTTATGTTGCAAGGAGAAGCCATAAACAGTTCTCAAGCTTTTCTAAGTCTACCAAATTTTCCTCGAGCTGTTGACAACGGAGCAATTCACAATGTGCTACCAATGAGAAACAGAACAAAGGAGTTTTTGCTGAGTACTTCATATCCAATCAGTAACTCTTACACAGAGGATCAGTATATGGAGGGAATACCTATTTCTGCTTTATCTCTTGCAAATCTTTTGGCTACAAGGAACGCTATGCCCGAGAATCATGAAAATTTAGCGGCATTGGATCCCTTATCACATCCTGTGGAAGGCCATAAAACTGATGTTCTAGACTATCCTACGATGTTAAGTCATTCGTTTGGATCCTATAGAAACTATGAGTTTGATAGTGTCCCGGAAATTGCTGGGACCGTTGCAGGACGAACAGGATCCCAACCTTTCCAATTAACTCATGAGAATGTGAATTCAAACACATGGTTCTCATCAGAAACTGCTAGTATGAGTTCCGACAGTCCCTCTGGATCCTCTTCCAGATTTAGCAATGAGCTTTCTTTAAGTCTCACATCAACACAATCTGCTGTTGCTTGTGGGACTACTATCCGGGACCAATGCTCGGATATAAGCTGCTCCGGTGTCACCAACCATGCTTTCCCTCAAAGACGGTTTGATTCAGAGCTAACGTCTTGCAACAGCAGAAATCTGTCTTTAAATTTTGGCTCATATAAACCAGTCCACCTTTCGCAATTCTTAACCGGATCAAGATATCTTCGTGTGATGCAAGAAATACTTTCTGAAATGGCTCATTTATCACTTCAAAATCATAACTTGGTAGGCTACCGAGGAAATGGGACAGAATATGGTGCTAACACTTCTTTTACTTTGAGTTCTGATGATTTGCCTGATGAAGACTGTAGAATCATAGGTCAAATGGATTCCGAAGCAAAGAAAAAACATCTGGTGGCTTTGTTGCAAGTG GTTGATGATCAATACAACCAATGCTTGGATGAGATTCATATGGTTATATCCGCGTTTCATGCTGTGACCGAGTTGGATCCTAGCATACATGCTCGTTTCGCCCTTCAAACTATTTCCTCCTTGTATAAAAACCTGAGGGAGAGAATAAGTAATTACATACTCGCGATGGGAGAACATTTTAATAGAGGAGAAAGGGTAGTAGAGAAATCATTTGAAACATCGTTCATTCAAAAACAGTGGGCACTTCAGCAACTAAAAAGGAAAGATCATCAGTTATGGAGACCACAGAGAGGCTTGCCGGAAAGATCTGTCTCAGTTTTGAGAGCATGGATGTTTCAAAACTTTCTTCACCC ATATCCAAAGGATGCAGAGAAGCAATTGCTAGCAGTAAAAAGTGGATTGACAAGGAGCCAG GTATCTAATTGGTTTATAAATGCTCGAGTTCGTCTCTGGAAACCAATGATAGAGGAAATGTATGCTGAGATGAATAGAAGGAAAATTCGTACTGGAAATCATGAAGATGAAACCAACAATCGAAGAAATCACAAAATTATTGACAATCGTTTATTTACTATGAAGTGA